One part of the Priestia aryabhattai genome encodes these proteins:
- a CDS encoding sporulation histidine kinase inhibitor Sda, producing MKKLNDETLLASYFKAIELKLDKDFILILEEELKRRDLPFITKTDRSN from the coding sequence ATGAAGAAATTAAATGATGAAACATTATTAGCATCGTATTTTAAAGCAATTGAATTAAAGTTAGATAAAGATTTCATTCTTATTCTTGAAGAAGAATTGAAAAGAAGGGATCTACCCTTCATTACTAAAACAGATAGGAGTAATTAA